One window of the Sebastes umbrosus isolate fSebUmb1 chromosome 1, fSebUmb1.pri, whole genome shotgun sequence genome contains the following:
- the mrps16 gene encoding 28S ribosomal protein S16, mitochondrial, with amino-acid sequence MTQRSSLRHFLFKHGRALTNVTLLLLLKHSVINVHYIICTADIEEATSGKTLALVRSTSDEDNPANTMVHLSSLLLKKYHGGYVVIRLALAGHKQANRPFYRIVAAYNKRARDGKYLEQLGSYDPLPNTYNEKLVSFNFDRIKYWIGCGAHPTKPVAKLLGLAGFFPLHPMTITEAERRRAQTELTATGTEDDLQEAQKEAEV; translated from the exons ATGACGCAGAGGTCGTCACTAcgtcacttcctgtttaaacATGGCCGTGCGCTGACAAATGTCACATTGCTTCTGCTGCTGAAACATTCAGTTATTAACGTTCATTATATCATCTGTACGGCGGATATAGAGGAGGCCACATCTGGGAAGACTTTAGCTTTAGTTCGTTCAACATCAGACGAG GATAATCCAGCCAACACCATGGTTCATTTAT CATCACTCCTGCTAAAGAAGTACCACGGGGGTTACGTCGTCATCCGATTGGCTCTTGCAGGACACAAACAAGCCAACAGACCCTTTTATCGCATTGTGGCAGCTTACAACAAAAGGGCAAGAGATGGTAAATATTTAGAGCAGCTGGGTTCCTACGACCCCCTACCGAACACCTACAACGAGAAACTTGTCAGCTTCAACTTTGACCGGATCAAGTACTGGATCGGCTGTGGCGCACACCCTACAAAGCCAGTGGCCAAACTTCTAG gGTTGGCAGGATTTTTCCCTCTGCACCCGATGACGATAACAGAGGCAGAGCGTCGAAGAGCCCAAACGGAGCTGACAGCAACAGGAACAGAAGATGATCTGCAGGAGGCACAGAAGGAGGCTGAAGTGTGA